In one Watersipora subatra chromosome 6, tzWatSuba1.1, whole genome shotgun sequence genomic region, the following are encoded:
- the LOC137397937 gene encoding trans-1,2-dihydrobenzene-1,2-diol dehydrogenase-like, translating into MERMYWGIVSAGKICHDFVNALNDPTGPAAAHNKVVAVGARQLDRAKTFAEHHGISTVYGSYQEVADDENINIVYIGNTTGQHFEVCKMMLNAGKHVLCEKSLTTHYSASKELYDLASSKSLFLMEALWSNFFPTYMEIKNQLALETVGKVVHMEASFGLAISDVPRLNLRDLGGGASLDLGVYLVNLVRLVFEREEPIEIIARGDLYPTGVDSGWDAILVFSGNRRAVLKCSSKYKLSNTARLAGMQGCIELPDPFHCPTSIKLPNGDSYSFDLPDQPANAYNFENSAGLSYECAAASEAIRAGKLECEEYTPADSLYIAKILEEINKQIGSKMAD; encoded by the exons ATGGAGCGCATGTACTGGGGGATCGTATCAGCTGGTAAAATATGCCATGACTTTGTCAATGCTTTGAACGACCCAACAGGTCCAGCGGCAGCACATAATAAG GTAGTCGCTGTCGGAGCTAGACAACTAGACCGGGCAAAAACATTTGCTGAGCATCATGGGATATCTACTGTTTATGGCAGCTACCAGGAGGTTGCTGATGATGAGAATATCA acattgtCTACATCGGCAATACGACTGGTCAGCACTTTGAAGTCTGTAAAATGATGCTGAACGCGGGGAAACACGTTCTCTGTGAGAAAAGTCTGACAACTCACTACAGCGCCTCTAAAGAGCTCTATGACTTGGCCAGCTCTAAGAGTCTCTTTCTCATGGAG GCTCTCTGGTCAAACTTCTTTCCTACCTACATGGAGATTAAGAATCAATTAGCATTGG AGACGGTCGGTAAGGTCGTACACATGGAGGCGAGCTTTGGACTCGCCATTTCAGATGTTCCTCGTCTGAACTTGAGAGATCTGGGAGGAGGGGCAAGCCTCGATCTTGGCGTCTATCTAGTTAATCTTGTGCGGCTTGTGTTTGAGAGGGAGGAACCCATAGAGATAATCGCCAGAGGAGATCTATACCCTACAG GTGTCGACTCTGGATGGGACGCTATACTAGTTTTCTCTGGTAACAGACGGGCTGTCCTCAAGTGCAGCAGCAAGTATAAATTGAGTAATACAGCCAGGCTGGCTGGAATGCAGGGGTGTATTGAA CTGCCCGACCCCTTCCATTGCCCTACATCTATTAAGCTACCCAATGGAGACAGCTACAGCTTTGACCTGCCAGACCAGCCAGCAAATGCGTATAACTTTGAGAATTCTGCTGGATTAAGTTATGAATGCGCAGCTGCCTCGGAAGCTATACGAGCAG